Proteins encoded within one genomic window of Spiroplasma sabaudiense Ar-1343:
- a CDS encoding lipoprotein, translating to MKKLLVFLATFTITTSSTATLVSCGNIKNTNKNPIEELVHNWSELVKLGEKSTKEIVETFKDSDSKEKEVFFRIAKNNKNFQFFLIKRAQIYFQLFQFWKFHPDLFFKKIPIYPIVLIEDFEDKIYKWEIWNVNEVANENTIKIITDIFIDALNFDIEND from the coding sequence ATGAAAAAATTATTAGTATTTTTAGCAACTTTCACTATAACAACAAGTAGTACGGCAACTTTAGTTTCGTGTGGTAATATTAAAAATACAAACAAGAACCCTATTGAAGAACTAGTACACAACTGAAGCGAACTAGTAAAATTAGGTGAGAAATCCACTAAGGAAATAGTTGAAACTTTTAAAGACAGCGATTCTAAAGAGAAAGAGGTTTTTTTTAGAATCGCTAAAAATAATAAAAATTTTCAATTTTTCTTAATAAAAAGAGCTCAAATTTATTTTCAATTATTTCAATTTTGAAAATTTCATCCTGATTTATTTTTTAAAAAAATTCCAATCTATCCTATTGTTTTAATTGAAGATTTTGAAGATAAAATTTATAAATGAGAAATCTGAAATGTAAATGAAGTTGCAAATGAAAATACAATTAAAATTATTACCGATATTTTTATAGACGCTTTAAACTTTGACATTGAAAATGATTAA
- a CDS encoding ABC transporter ATP-binding protein — protein sequence MLEIKNLSKNYGDKVGNFDINMLIEDGEVYGIIGPNGAGKTTLIRQILGSIKSSSGSIIINGIDPQKDSKAIMEFTGYVAGEISLYENMTGIQFLKLIASLKKGSQWDFVEKLINHFDLDASRKIKKMSKGMKQKIALIAATMNKPKFLVLDEPTSGLDPIMQEQFNQLILKLRKDSNTTIIICSHIFEEVAKLCSKVGFIKDGKLIEEFKIENNDIEIINERFKKLYVKEQFL from the coding sequence ATGTTGGAAATTAAAAATCTCTCAAAAAATTATGGAGATAAAGTCGGTAACTTTGACATTAATATGTTAATTGAAGATGGCGAGGTTTATGGTATCATTGGTCCAAATGGCGCTGGTAAAACGACATTAATCAGACAAATTCTAGGTTCAATTAAGTCAAGTTCAGGAAGCATTATTATTAATGGAATTGATCCCCAAAAAGATTCGAAAGCCATTATGGAATTTACTGGTTATGTTGCTGGTGAAATTAGCTTATATGAAAATATGACTGGGATTCAATTCCTAAAATTGATTGCTTCATTGAAAAAGGGTTCGCAATGAGATTTTGTTGAGAAATTGATTAACCACTTCGATTTGGATGCTAGTAGAAAAATTAAAAAAATGTCAAAAGGAATGAAGCAGAAGATCGCTCTAATTGCCGCTACAATGAATAAGCCAAAATTTTTAGTTTTAGACGAGCCCACTTCAGGACTGGACCCAATTATGCAAGAACAATTTAATCAACTAATTTTAAAACTAAGAAAAGATTCAAATACAACTATTATTATTTGTTCACATATTTTTGAAGAAGTTGCCAAACTTTGCTCAAAAGTTGGCTTTATCAAAGATGGCAAGTTAATTGAAGAATTTAAAATTGAGAATAATGATATCGAAATAATTAATGAGCGTTTCAAAAAATTGTATGTTAAAGAGCAGTTTTTATAG
- a CDS encoding HAD hydrolase family protein yields MLKINNDEIKIIISDFDGTLRADKNKAINYEDVEEIKKAMSDGARFVINTGNVPFEMIETVEMIAPISEDNKYIICCNGNAIKNYYTNQVKVETFFDNKTTKKIIDKIKLMDLDYDITSFDLDKIYYSNLEIMNQMIAMGLSKFDKLNRLPVSDEIVNEIQKCPKITLKNIKPEDKENLIKIIENDFHDIELYATWFTSDGVDLGIAGPNKFQGIISLLEIINKENGSDIKLDNIIYFGDQHNDLEVFKNLKYAIAVGNATEEIKKLAYDITDTAENSGVAKYLQKISQ; encoded by the coding sequence ATGTTAAAAATAAATAACGATGAAATCAAAATAATTATTAGTGATTTTGATGGGACGCTTCGCGCAGATAAGAATAAGGCTATAAATTATGAAGATGTTGAAGAAATTAAAAAGGCTATGAGTGACGGGGCTAGATTTGTAATTAATACTGGAAACGTTCCCTTTGAAATGATTGAGACAGTTGAAATGATTGCGCCCATTTCAGAAGATAATAAATATATTATTTGCTGTAATGGTAATGCTATTAAAAATTATTATACAAATCAAGTGAAAGTTGAAACATTCTTTGACAATAAAACAACTAAAAAAATTATTGATAAAATAAAACTGATGGATTTAGATTACGATATTACTTCATTTGATTTAGATAAAATTTACTACTCAAATTTAGAAATCATGAATCAGATGATCGCAATGGGATTGAGTAAGTTTGATAAACTTAATCGACTTCCAGTTAGCGATGAAATTGTTAATGAAATTCAAAAATGTCCAAAAATAACCCTAAAAAATATTAAACCAGAAGATAAGGAAAATTTAATTAAAATAATTGAAAATGATTTTCATGATATTGAATTGTATGCAACTTGATTCACATCAGATGGTGTTGATTTAGGAATTGCTGGACCAAATAAATTTCAAGGAATAATCTCTTTATTAGAAATAATCAATAAGGAGAACGGTTCAGATATCAAACTTGATAATATAATTTATTTTGGAGATCAACACAATGATCTAGAAGTTTTCAAAAACTTAAAATACGCCATAGCTGTTGGTAACGCAACAGAGGAAATTAAAAAATTGGCATATGATATTACAGATACCGCTGAAAACTCAGGTGTTGCAAAATATTTGCAAAAAATTTCACAATAA